One Salvia splendens isolate huo1 chromosome 22, SspV2, whole genome shotgun sequence DNA segment encodes these proteins:
- the LOC121788050 gene encoding transcription factor bHLH112-like codes for MEEEFQSVVCGGNWWNPSRNLFASSPCSATVNDSGCLNPSLVKTAKSISNDSTGSGSSVVLQEAPKPQNMPMDSTFHMIADDWNQDLIHDSAISQQNYSYMNNLEPTNSVANTATSFPLNTTSYSYTSSLLHTLFDTEPLLENPANNFPSPPNLRPSFPKQQQIANNFQLINNASFWNATAGASFLPSSMPQLIPSALAKPKLHHQNFGSKNVNRKAAGADAAAMKDGNEPSLKRARIETPSPTFKVRKEKLGDRVTALQQLVSPFGKTDTASVLHEAIDYIKLLHDQVNVLSTPYLKNGPPPLQRQQAYDKIKDQEDTIKDLKSRGLCLVPISSTFPVATETTPDFWTPTFGGSFR; via the exons ATGGAAGAAGAATTCCAATCGGTAGTTTGTGGAGGAAATTGGTGGAATCCCTCAAGAAATCTCTTCGCTTCATCGCCGTGCTCCGCTACAGTCAACGACTCCGGCTGCCTGAACCCTAGCCTCGTCAAAACCGCAAAGTCCATCAGCAACGACTCCACCGGCTCCGGCAGCTCCGTCGTCCTCCAAGAAGCTCCAAAGCCACAAAACATGCCGATGGATTCAACTTTTCACATGATTGCCGACGATTGGAATCAAGATTTGAT CCATGATAGCGCAATATCACAACAAAATTATTCTTACATGAACAATCTCGAGCCAACAAATTCCGTCGCAAACACAGCCACGAGCTTCCCGCTAAATACGACGTCGTACAGCTACACTTCTTCGCTACTGCACACGCTGTTTGACACTGAGCCTCTTCTCGAAAATCCGGCGAATAATTTTCCGTCGCCGCCTAATTTGAGGCCTTCTTTTCCTAAGCAGCAACAGATTGCTAACAATTTTCAGCTCATCAACAACGCTTCTTTCTGGAATGCGACGGCCGGAGCGAGCTTTCTCCCGTCGTCGATGCCGCAGCTCATCCCTTCAGCTCTTGCTAAACCGAAACTCCATCACCAGAACTTCGGTTCAAAG AATGTTAACCGGAAGGCTGCGGGAGCAGACGCGGCGGCGATGAAGGATGGGAATGAACCTTCATTAAAGCGTGCAAGAATCGAAACTCCATCGCCAACTTTTAAG GTCCGAAAAGAGAAGCTGGGGGACCGAGTTACTGCGCTCCAGCAGTTGGTTTCACCCTTTGGAAAG ACTGATACTGCGTCAGTTCTCCATGAAGCAATAGACTATATAAAATTGCTCCACGATCAAGTCAAT GTACTAAGCACTCCTTATTTGAAGAATGGACCGCCTCCATTGCAACGCCAACAG GCTTACGACAAAATTAAGGACCAAGAAGACACAATAAAAGACCTAAAGAGTAGGGGCCTTTGCCTCGTGCCGATATCAAGCACTTTCCCGGTGGCTACTGAGACTACCCCCGATTTCTGGACGCCCACATTCGGGGGGAGCTTCAGGTAG
- the LOC121785681 gene encoding NAD(P)H dehydrogenase (quinone) FQR1-like — MWAIYLNGTSHSPPLQHYIHPIHLLTTSHERETPFIAMAKVYIVYYSMYGHVEKLAHEIKKGVESVEGVEAKLWQVPETLSDEVLAKMGAPGRSDVAVITPNELTEADGIIFGFPTRFGMMAAQFKAFFDATGGLWKTQALAGKPAGIFFSTGSQGGGQETTALTAVTQLTHHGMLFVPIGYTFGGGMFEMEKIKGGSPYGAGTYAGDGTRQPSEIELGQAFHQGKYFAGITKKLKQVA; from the exons ATGTGGGCAATATATTTAAATGGCACATCCCACTCTCCACCATTGCAACATTACATTCATCCAATTCACCTACTAACTACTTCACACGAGAGAGAAACTCCCTTCATTGCAATGGCCAAAGTCTACATAGT CTACTATTCCATGTACGGCCATGTCGAGAAGCTGGCACACGAGATCAAGAAAGGCGTTGAATCCGTGGAAGGAGTGGAGGCCAAATTGTGGCAG GTGCCCGAGACTCTTTCTGACGAGGTTCTCGCGAAGATGGGAGCCCCGGGAAGAAGCGATGTGGCGGTGATCACCCCAAATGAGCTAACTGAGGCTGATGGCATTATATTTGGCTTCCCAACTAGATTTGGGATGATGGCTGCTCAATTCAAGGCGTTCTTTGATGCGACCGGTGGTTTGTGGAAGACCCAGGCTCTGGCTGGCAAGCCGGCCGGGATCTTCTTCAGCACCGGGTCCCAGGGAGGCGGACAAGAGACTACGGC ATTGACCGCGGTCACGCAACTCACCCATCACGGCATGTTATTCGTGCCGATTGGGTACACGTTCGGTGGTGGCAtgttcgagatggagaagattaAGGGTGGCAGCCCTTACGGCGCGGGGACGTACGCTGGAGACGGGACGAGGCAGCCTTCAGAAATCGAGCTCGGACAAGCTTTCCATCAAGGGAAATACTTTGCAGGAATTACAAAGAAGCTCAAACAAGTTGCCTAA